A stretch of DNA from Enterococcus gilvus ATCC BAA-350:
AGCTGCCGCCGAAGGAGATATCCATCGACAATTCTCCGATATCCGGAACATCAACTGTGACGTTTTCTTTATAAAGGAATGATTCCACGTTCTCAAATGACACAGATTCTGCTGAATAATCTTCATCCAGATGGACCGTTCCGTGAACGATTCCGGCTGGTGTATCTTGAACCACTTTGACTTCACGTTCGCCTTCTTTGACCTCTACCCAGCCTTGTTCTACTGCTGAAGTCATCGCTGCGATCGTGTTGTGGCCGCACATGTTCAAATAGCCGCCTGAATCCATAAAAATGATACCGTAGTCTGCTTCTTTGTGAACAGGCTCTGTAATGAAGGCGCCGAACATATCGCGGTGTCCTCGTGGTTCCAGCATCAACATTCTACGAAGGTCATCTGCTTCGTTTTCCAAATAGGCTCTCTTATCAGCCATTGTTTCACCAGGGAATTTAGGAATTCCACCGATGATCAGACGGGCAGCTTCACCTGCTGTATGTGTGTCGATTGCTGAGATCATTTTTGATACTTTCATGATTATCCTCCCTTGTTCGTACTAGTGAATGATTTTTTCATCCACTATTTCTATTTTTTCAAACAGTTATCGTATTTCTTGATTGTCTTTTCGCATTTTCAATTTGATCGACGCAAGCGCTTTAACAGCATCTCGCTGATTGATCGTATTTTCACCAACGACCTCTGTTTCGATCCCCGCTTCTGATTTATTGAAATCCAAAACGTGCGTGGTAAAGTCATTTTCTACAACAAACTTCGCTTGTGTACCAATGAACTTGAGTCCAATCACGCTAATCTCTCGGCGGCCGATCTCTTCCAAAGTGTTCGCAAAATCAACATCTGAATTCCCCCAGCCATCGGTCGAAGCGATCACACCATTCGTGCGCATCCCTTCCAGCCATGCAGCCGTACGCTGACCAACGAGGTATTTCATGGCGTTGCTTTGCGGCGTCCCAACGACAACCACTCCTTGAAAATCGATATCAGGATCGTTGCTTAACAGATCCACCAGTGGGTCTTGAAAATGATGCAAAGATGTTTCTTTGGTTGATGGGCCGATCCCCATACCACCACCACCTATCCATTAGTTACGTTAAACCATCGAACGAATCGCCCCATCGCGATACTCATTCGCTGACAAGAAGACGGGCATATTGTTCATGTCGATGATGGAACAGCCGCCTTTGAAGCCGCTAGGTTCATTCGGATAAAGAAGCATATCGTACATCGCTCCTTGCCCCGCCACCTGCTTCACCAAAGCCACTTTCGGCTTGCCTGGATTGGTCTTGTCTTCGTAGACATGGGTCTCACAGGCTTCTTTTCCTTCCAGCATCTTCAGCTTTTCGCGAATTTCTTGGATATAGTCGTCTACGATCGCAAACATTTTAAGACAGAGCTCACGATTAAAAGGAGTCCCCTTTTTCGCTAGAAGATCAATCAAAAGAATGTAATCCTCTGCGTTAGGCGTCCCTGCTCGATTCAATACTAAATGATCACGCAATACACCCTCAGAAGAGCCAAATTCATGCATTTGTTCTCCATCCTCAATAGCCCCAGTCATGACGACTGAAACACCGGTAAGTGTATGCGTGATCCCAGACC
This window harbors:
- the prdD gene encoding proline reductase cluster protein PrdD produces the protein MRGETLKIKVFHMEDVTSGDTFRLEPTRLQIKQNFDCGDAAIQKLTIRLLPPHQHNVETNTIMDILPISTKVLGALGSGITHTLTGVSVVMTGAIEDGEQMHEFGSSEGVLRDHLVLNRAGTPNAEDYILLIDLLAKKGTPFNRELCLKMFAIVDDYIQEIREKLKMLEGKEACETHVYEDKTNPGKPKVALVKQVAGQGAMYDMLLYPNEPSGFKGGCSIIDMNNMPVFLSANEYRDGAIRSMV
- a CDS encoding proline racemase family protein produces the protein MKVSKMISAIDTHTAGEAARLIIGGIPKFPGETMADKRAYLENEADDLRRMLMLEPRGHRDMFGAFITEPVHKEADYGIIFMDSGGYLNMCGHNTIAAMTSAVEQGWVEVKEGEREVKVVQDTPAGIVHGTVHLDEDYSAESVSFENVESFLYKENVTVDVPDIGELSMDISFGGSFFAILPAASVGLEIKPENASKFNDLGMIIRDAVNEQIDIQHPTLSHIKTVDLVEFYGPATSPDATYQNVVVFGDGQVDRSPCGTGTSAKLATLYGKGEMKVGDTFVYESILCTKFKGEIVEEAEVGGYKAIIPRVSGSAYVTGYNSFLVDPKDSLKDGFLLG
- a CDS encoding glycine/sarcosine/betaine reductase component B subunit; the protein is MGIGPSTKETSLHHFQDPLVDLLSNDPDIDFQGVVVVGTPQSNAMKYLVGQRTAAWLEGMRTNGVIASTDGWGNSDVDFANTLEEIGRREISVIGLKFIGTQAKFVVENDFTTHVLDFNKSEAGIETEVVGENTINQRDAVKALASIKLKMRKDNQEIR